One segment of Paenibacillus pabuli DNA contains the following:
- a CDS encoding DUF5693 family protein, which translates to MRQKWLYWNTASRKWLWLVVIIGLIASIPVISDRVQTESSAKKVELVFNYRGLLDISAYQAHPQDFMNEQLTRLKDAGVTTMAVFESTLDELRKSRKLTVYNGQDVANLTQNVVSPNENFTYVLFTSEENAQTYTPIIEQTFADRQIPVVPWEFEGRSGLILQTPPENANMQPMQPDPVAIQMLRDKGFYILPRIADSVPYSQESMERLLTFFEENGVKRILFDGDAVKGYNDNAEMKSLDQFAQLLNKHDIGLAAIENLKKPQSGFETLAYKTDYNVARLYSLSEGDANLDVDVIADRFVLATKDRNIRMLYLNAGPSRNTAKAMITDPIENLINSLGEPGHAIERMEKRGFELGQAEAFTVKESSIQRYAKLVALVGAIAMITLMVSYFVPLLTLLVFVLGLVGSAGLFLLKPTLLEQGIALLVAISAPTIAMVLAVRTVNYQQQRQPNASAGRRLAQTLILYVRTSILSLLAVPFMIALLNSITYSLVINQFRGVSLLHFAPMGLVAIYILFYRGSGTISIKQIKGILRTPVNVLMVVLAVVAAAAGYYYLTRTGNSGSVTPFEMFLRTTLEDTFGVRPRFKEFVLGHPLFIVGVFAALKYRQVIFVLIIAAIGQLSMVDTFAHIHTPAVLSLIRGVMGLGIGLIFGIIAVGVWQVAEGCWKKWSPLLKS; encoded by the coding sequence GTGCGTCAAAAATGGCTTTATTGGAATACCGCTTCCCGGAAGTGGCTGTGGCTTGTTGTCATTATAGGACTGATCGCTTCCATCCCTGTTATCAGTGACCGGGTACAGACGGAATCGTCGGCCAAAAAGGTGGAACTTGTATTCAATTATAGAGGTCTGTTGGATATATCGGCTTATCAAGCCCATCCCCAAGATTTTATGAATGAGCAATTGACTCGTCTGAAAGATGCCGGCGTAACAACAATGGCCGTATTCGAGAGTACGCTGGATGAGCTTAGAAAGTCACGGAAACTGACCGTATATAACGGGCAGGATGTTGCTAACCTGACTCAGAACGTGGTTTCTCCTAACGAGAACTTCACGTATGTATTGTTCACATCCGAAGAAAATGCCCAAACCTATACACCCATCATTGAACAAACGTTCGCGGATCGTCAGATTCCGGTTGTTCCATGGGAATTTGAAGGTCGAAGCGGCTTGATTTTGCAGACTCCTCCGGAGAATGCCAACATGCAGCCGATGCAGCCGGATCCGGTTGCTATTCAAATGCTGCGTGATAAAGGGTTTTACATTTTGCCAAGGATCGCAGATAGCGTGCCATACAGCCAGGAATCCATGGAGCGCCTGCTGACCTTCTTCGAAGAGAATGGCGTGAAACGCATCCTGTTTGATGGTGATGCAGTGAAAGGGTACAATGATAATGCGGAGATGAAGAGTCTTGATCAGTTCGCACAATTGTTGAACAAACATGACATTGGACTTGCAGCCATTGAAAACTTGAAGAAACCTCAATCCGGCTTCGAAACCCTTGCCTACAAAACGGACTACAACGTTGCTCGTTTGTATTCGTTAAGTGAGGGAGATGCCAATCTGGATGTAGACGTCATTGCGGACCGTTTTGTGCTTGCTACCAAGGACCGTAACATCCGCATGCTCTATCTGAATGCAGGACCTAGCCGGAACACGGCCAAAGCCATGATTACGGACCCGATTGAGAACCTGATTAACAGTCTGGGTGAGCCAGGGCATGCCATTGAACGCATGGAGAAGCGCGGATTCGAGCTAGGACAGGCTGAGGCATTTACAGTAAAAGAATCTTCAATTCAGCGTTATGCCAAGCTGGTTGCGCTAGTTGGTGCAATTGCCATGATTACCTTAATGGTGTCATACTTCGTACCACTGTTGACCTTGCTTGTGTTTGTATTAGGTTTGGTTGGAAGTGCGGGCTTGTTCCTCCTGAAACCGACTTTGCTTGAGCAGGGGATCGCCTTGCTCGTTGCGATCTCCGCACCAACCATCGCAATGGTGCTTGCGGTTAGAACCGTGAATTATCAGCAGCAGCGTCAGCCCAATGCATCTGCGGGTCGTCGATTGGCACAAACGTTGATATTGTATGTAAGAACGTCGATTCTGTCGCTCCTTGCGGTTCCATTTATGATCGCATTGCTCAACAGCATTACGTATAGTTTGGTCATTAACCAGTTCAGGGGCGTGAGCCTGCTGCACTTTGCGCCAATGGGACTGGTAGCTATTTATATCTTGTTTTATCGTGGATCGGGTACGATTTCCATTAAGCAAATCAAAGGAATTCTGCGTACACCGGTTAATGTACTGATGGTTGTTCTGGCGGTTGTTGCAGCCGCAGCTGGATATTATTATTTGACACGTACAGGGAACTCGGGTTCAGTAACCCCATTTGAAATGTTCCTGCGTACAACGCTGGAAGATACATTTGGCGTACGACCAAGGTTCAAAGAATTTGTGCTGGGACACCCGCTGTTTATCGTTGGCGTGTTCGCCGCTTTAAAATATCGTCAAGTCATCTTTGTACTCATTATTGCAGCGATTGGACAGTTGTCCATGGTGGATACGTTCGCGCATATCCATACACCGGCTGTATTATCTCTCATTCGTGGAGTGATGGGACTGGGAATTGGCTTAATCTTCGGTATCATTGCTGTGGGTGTGTGGCAAGTAGCGGAAGGATGTTGGAAAAAATGGTCACCACTTCTCAAAAGTTAG
- a CDS encoding phospho-sugar mutase, with amino-acid sequence MEQLSETAAQTLQQWLEDASIDEATKQELRDLQDQPKELEDRFYRNLEFGTGGLRGVIGAGSNRMNKYTVGRATQGFARYLLEQHGDKEGRPSVVIAHDSRHYSPEFTLDAALVLAGNGIVAKLFTSLRPTPQLSFSVRHLQATGGIVVTASHNPPEYNGYKVYNHEGGQLVPHEAEKVIQYIQEVPSLADVKKLTQEEAEAQGLLVWLGEEEDQAFVDTVASVSLSRDLIQSGVGRDFKIVFTPLHGTGNIPVRRVLEKIGFEQVHVVAEQEQPDAEFSTVKSPNPEEREAFTLAMKLGESVGADILIGTDPDADRMGAVVKDNDGKYFVLSGNQSGAIMVHYVLSRLQETGKLPTNSAVVKTIVTSEMGAVIAEHYGAEVMNTLTGFKYIGEKMNQFEATGSHTFLFGYEESYGYLAGSYARDKDAILASMLIAEAAAYYKNQGKTLYDVLQELYNQFGYFLEKLESRTLKGKDGVAQIQAKMTDWRSNPPQEVAGIAVQDVLDYSLGLDGLPKENVLKFILADGSWFCLRPSGTEPKIKVYFAVRGESLEDAEGRIERLASTVMSRVDAQ; translated from the coding sequence ATGGAACAGTTAAGCGAAACAGCAGCACAGACGTTACAGCAGTGGTTGGAGGATGCTTCGATTGATGAAGCGACGAAACAGGAGCTTCGTGATTTGCAGGATCAGCCGAAAGAGCTGGAGGATCGTTTCTATCGAAATCTGGAGTTTGGTACAGGTGGATTGCGCGGGGTCATTGGCGCCGGGAGCAACCGGATGAACAAGTACACCGTTGGTCGGGCGACTCAAGGTTTTGCACGTTATCTGCTCGAACAGCATGGGGACAAGGAAGGCAGACCTTCTGTGGTTATTGCCCATGACTCCCGTCACTACTCGCCTGAATTTACGCTGGATGCTGCGTTGGTTCTTGCCGGAAACGGCATTGTAGCCAAGCTGTTCACATCCCTGCGCCCTACGCCGCAGCTGTCCTTCAGTGTGCGTCACTTGCAAGCGACGGGCGGTATTGTGGTAACGGCAAGTCATAACCCACCGGAGTATAATGGATACAAAGTATACAACCACGAAGGTGGCCAACTGGTACCGCACGAAGCAGAGAAAGTCATCCAATACATTCAGGAAGTACCTTCCCTTGCCGATGTGAAAAAGCTGACCCAGGAAGAAGCTGAAGCGCAAGGCTTGCTGGTATGGCTGGGTGAAGAGGAAGATCAGGCATTTGTTGATACGGTTGCCAGCGTGAGTCTGAGTCGTGACCTGATTCAATCAGGTGTAGGCCGTGACTTCAAAATCGTCTTTACGCCGCTGCACGGCACAGGAAACATTCCGGTTCGTCGTGTATTGGAGAAGATCGGTTTTGAGCAGGTACATGTTGTGGCAGAACAGGAACAGCCGGATGCTGAATTCTCCACAGTGAAGTCACCTAACCCGGAAGAGCGCGAAGCATTCACGCTTGCCATGAAACTTGGTGAATCCGTAGGTGCTGACATTCTGATTGGTACGGACCCGGACGCAGATCGCATGGGAGCAGTCGTAAAAGACAATGATGGCAAGTACTTCGTACTGTCTGGTAACCAATCGGGTGCAATCATGGTGCACTACGTGCTGAGCCGTCTGCAAGAGACAGGTAAGCTGCCAACCAACAGCGCAGTGGTCAAAACGATTGTAACGAGCGAGATGGGAGCGGTCATTGCGGAGCATTACGGTGCAGAAGTGATGAACACCCTGACTGGCTTCAAATATATCGGTGAAAAAATGAACCAGTTCGAAGCAACCGGCAGTCATACATTCCTGTTCGGATATGAAGAGAGTTATGGCTACCTGGCAGGCAGCTATGCACGTGACAAAGATGCCATCCTGGCATCGATGCTCATTGCAGAAGCTGCTGCATATTACAAAAACCAAGGCAAAACACTGTACGATGTGCTGCAGGAGCTCTATAACCAGTTCGGATATTTCCTGGAGAAGCTGGAGTCCCGTACGTTGAAAGGCAAGGATGGCGTAGCACAAATCCAGGCGAAAATGACAGATTGGCGTTCCAATCCGCCACAAGAAGTAGCGGGGATCGCGGTACAAGATGTGCTTGATTACTCTCTTGGTCTGGATGGCTTGCCGAAGGAAAACGTCCTGAAGTTCATTTTGGCGGATGGATCATGGTTCTGCCTGCGCCCTTCGGGTACAGAACCGAAGATCAAAGTGTACTTTGCTGTACGTGGTGAGAGCCTAGAAGATGCAGAAGGCCGCATTGAGCGCTTGGCTTCCACCGTAATGTCGCGAGTAGACGCACAATAA